The following proteins come from a genomic window of Edaphobacter sp. 4G125:
- a CDS encoding ABC transporter permease, producing MNLIAPLRSWWNALVHRLDTDSDVEAELQFHIDAYTQQLIDSGLTPADAARQAKIAFGHVGIQKEKYRAAIGLRPLHEIGGDIRYGIRSLYRQPSVSIAAVLSLALGIGATSAMFNVIYSTLLHPFPYADADRIVNPSLIDEKQPLVPTWFALEPAQYESFIKAKSIESVLGFMLAGQPETGGPFPENVSTAYVTSNMNTFLKVPPLLGRGLQLSDASQNVVVLSYKYWQRRFSGDPEILGHILDLNHQSFTIIGVMPSRFTFTETVSNADVYIPWSASRSSALFPWIKLRPGVTPAMANAEFQAYLNKFKQETPRHFPEQFRANVEPITAPYMRRTGRTLAMLFAAVIFLLLIGCANCSVLLLARGEARQHELSIRSAIGASRFRMIRQLLVESLTIAFSGAALGTALSYWLAKLPLKLMPGTFPQEAAIAINWPVLAFSVTLALVTGVLFGLAPALRFSRPDVSTMMQARARTLSTTNSRPLNILIGAQITLTFILLGVAGAAIAGFMHITSMKLGYDPHNVCFIGIPIKRDPNKNQQAYTNYISRMRDTVATVPGVVSVGVMSSGIPPSQPFGGFGLPASFEILGHPPKQPQHALVPLVSPEYFAALKIPLLRGRMWNEDENRRGDFVAVVNETFAQQYFAGHNIIGQQVRTDSLKNDDRPLTITSPNSGDWRQILGVVADSQNNGLERPVAPAIYVPYTTFMWNYTQLFIRTAGDPQSILLPLRNALHSFNPEQRISFTTEIETLEGALSHQPIWMQQHLFSILFSFFSGLALFLSLFGIASTVLFATARRRNELGIRMALGARRPHIVWAVSRTMLSTIACGIVVGLAFNLALQKLIQHWMPANNASFWIFAPVTAVLLAAATLACMLPAARAASIDPAQTLRCD from the coding sequence ATGAATCTCATTGCTCCGCTTCGCTCATGGTGGAATGCACTCGTCCATCGCCTCGATACAGACAGTGATGTCGAAGCAGAACTTCAGTTCCATATCGACGCCTACACACAGCAGCTCATCGATTCAGGGCTTACACCAGCAGACGCCGCCAGACAGGCGAAGATCGCATTCGGTCATGTTGGTATACAAAAGGAAAAATATCGCGCAGCCATCGGACTTCGTCCTCTACATGAAATCGGCGGTGACATCCGCTACGGCATCCGCTCGCTCTATCGCCAGCCGTCTGTCTCCATCGCAGCTGTCCTTTCGCTTGCGCTTGGCATTGGAGCAACGTCCGCGATGTTCAACGTTATTTACTCCACGTTGCTGCATCCTTTTCCTTATGCCGATGCCGACCGCATCGTGAACCCTTCGCTGATCGACGAAAAACAACCACTGGTGCCGACTTGGTTCGCTCTTGAGCCAGCGCAGTACGAAAGTTTTATCAAGGCGAAGTCGATCGAGAGTGTACTAGGCTTCATGCTCGCCGGTCAGCCTGAGACAGGCGGACCGTTCCCAGAGAATGTCAGCACCGCATATGTGACATCGAACATGAACACCTTCCTCAAGGTTCCCCCATTGCTTGGGCGCGGACTCCAGCTCTCCGACGCTTCGCAGAACGTGGTTGTGCTTAGTTACAAATACTGGCAGCGCCGATTCAGTGGTGACCCCGAAATTCTGGGACATATATTGGACCTCAACCATCAGAGCTTCACCATTATCGGTGTGATGCCATCGCGATTTACCTTTACGGAGACCGTGAGTAACGCGGACGTTTACATCCCCTGGAGTGCATCTCGCAGCTCTGCGCTGTTTCCGTGGATCAAGCTCCGGCCCGGCGTCACACCAGCGATGGCCAATGCAGAGTTTCAGGCCTACCTCAACAAGTTCAAACAGGAAACCCCGCGACATTTCCCAGAGCAGTTTCGCGCTAATGTGGAGCCGATCACCGCTCCATATATGCGCCGTACCGGGCGTACACTGGCAATGCTGTTCGCCGCCGTCATTTTTCTTCTTCTCATCGGCTGCGCCAACTGCTCCGTCCTGCTGCTGGCCCGCGGAGAGGCACGCCAGCATGAGCTTTCGATCCGATCTGCTATCGGCGCCAGCCGGTTTCGAATGATTCGTCAGCTGCTCGTGGAATCGCTGACAATCGCTTTCTCAGGCGCAGCACTTGGGACCGCACTCTCGTACTGGCTGGCTAAATTACCTTTGAAGCTGATGCCCGGCACCTTTCCTCAAGAGGCAGCAATCGCCATCAACTGGCCGGTGCTCGCCTTCTCCGTGACGCTGGCCCTCGTCACGGGAGTTCTCTTCGGCCTCGCTCCTGCTTTGCGTTTTTCCCGCCCCGATGTCTCGACCATGATGCAGGCGCGAGCACGTACACTCAGCACAACAAACAGCAGGCCGCTCAACATACTCATCGGCGCACAGATTACCCTCACCTTCATCTTGCTCGGCGTTGCAGGCGCAGCGATCGCGGGCTTCATGCACATTACCTCCATGAAGCTCGGTTACGACCCACACAACGTATGCTTTATAGGTATTCCGATCAAGCGTGACCCGAACAAGAACCAACAGGCGTATACCAACTACATCTCCCGCATGCGCGACACCGTAGCCACAGTCCCTGGCGTCGTCTCGGTTGGAGTGATGTCCAGTGGAATCCCGCCGTCGCAGCCCTTCGGCGGTTTTGGTTTGCCAGCCTCCTTCGAAATACTTGGACATCCACCTAAGCAACCACAACACGCACTAGTGCCGCTCGTTAGTCCAGAATACTTTGCCGCCCTGAAGATTCCTCTCCTTCGTGGCCGCATGTGGAATGAAGATGAAAATCGCCGCGGAGACTTCGTCGCCGTGGTCAACGAAACCTTCGCCCAGCAATACTTCGCAGGACACAACATCATCGGCCAGCAAGTGCGTACGGACTCCCTGAAGAACGATGATCGGCCGCTTACGATCACCTCACCGAACAGCGGCGACTGGCGCCAGATCCTTGGTGTGGTTGCTGATTCGCAAAACAATGGATTGGAACGGCCCGTTGCCCCGGCCATCTACGTTCCCTATACCACCTTCATGTGGAACTATACCCAGCTCTTCATCCGTACCGCAGGCGACCCACAAAGTATCCTGCTGCCGCTTCGCAACGCGCTACACAGCTTCAATCCTGAACAACGCATCTCGTTCACAACTGAAATCGAAACCCTCGAAGGTGCCTTGAGCCATCAGCCCATCTGGATGCAGCAACATCTCTTCTCCATCCTGTTCAGCTTCTTCAGCGGCCTCGCACTCTTCCTGTCGCTCTTCGGCATCGCAAGTACCGTTCTGTTTGCAACTGCACGCAGACGTAACGAACTCGGCATCCGTATGGCGCTCGGTGCAAGACGCCCCCATATCGTTTGGGCCGTCTCCCGCACAATGCTCTCTACCATCGCCTGCGGTATCGTCGTAGGACTCGCCTTCAACCTTGCGCTACAAAAACTAATCCAGCACTGGATGCCCGCAAACAACGCATCGTTTTGGATCTTCGCTCCGGTGACCGCAGTCCTCTTAGCCGCAGCCACTCTTGCGTGCATGCTGCCCGCTGCACGGGCAGCATCGATTGATCCAGCACAGACGCTTCGCTGCGATTAG
- a CDS encoding PadR family transcriptional regulator codes for MGDKVDLLQGTLEILILKSVSLGALHGYGILLRIQQISQGRLEIPQGSFYIALYRMEHKGLIRGEWGESENNRRAKFYSLTAAGRKQLKKETEKWNEMTDVVGSILDATPEAL; via the coding sequence ATGGGAGACAAGGTAGATCTACTACAGGGAACACTCGAGATCCTTATCCTGAAGTCTGTCTCGCTAGGAGCTCTGCATGGTTACGGCATCCTCCTCCGTATTCAGCAGATCTCACAGGGGCGTCTTGAGATTCCTCAGGGTTCGTTCTATATCGCTCTCTACCGCATGGAGCACAAGGGTCTGATTCGCGGCGAGTGGGGAGAGTCGGAGAATAACCGGCGCGCCAAGTTTTACTCGCTTACTGCTGCAGGGCGAAAACAACTGAAAAAAGAGACAGAAAAATGGAATGAGATGACAGATGTCGTCGGCTCCATCCTCGATGCCACTCCAGAGGCGTTATGA
- the trxA gene encoding thioredoxin, whose product MNEPIAVDTTLFDEIVRESRVPVLVDFWAEWCGPCRMAAPEVARTAANQAGRALVLKVDTEQNPQLSARYNIRGIPNFAVFNAGKLVFQQAGLVGHQQMEQWLNQARNS is encoded by the coding sequence ATGAACGAACCTATCGCTGTGGATACAACCCTCTTCGATGAGATCGTCCGCGAATCCCGCGTTCCTGTCCTCGTCGACTTCTGGGCTGAATGGTGTGGTCCCTGTCGCATGGCAGCTCCCGAGGTCGCACGCACCGCGGCCAATCAGGCCGGACGTGCTCTAGTGCTCAAGGTCGATACCGAACAAAACCCTCAGCTCTCCGCACGTTATAACATCCGCGGCATCCCCAATTTCGCAGTCTTCAATGCAGGCAAGCTCGTCTTCCAGCAAGCAGGACTCGTTGGCCATCAACAGATGGAACAGTGGCTCAATCAGGCTCGCAACAGCTAA
- a CDS encoding VOC family protein, translating to MLANRSIPNCTVIPELTYPDLSYAIHWLCSAFGFTLRLRIGDHRAQLNVGDGAIVLTHHPSAGAVTPLAHSLLIRVADVDAHYLHASEYGARVLRHPITYPYGERQYSVADLIGRTWTFSQSVADIDPCDWGGTPENL from the coding sequence ATGCTCGCGAATCGCTCCATACCAAACTGCACAGTCATCCCTGAATTGACTTATCCCGATCTGAGCTATGCGATCCATTGGCTGTGTTCAGCCTTCGGTTTTACTCTTCGTCTCCGCATCGGCGATCATCGCGCCCAACTTAATGTCGGGGATGGCGCCATCGTCCTCACCCACCACCCTTCCGCCGGAGCCGTAACACCGCTGGCGCACTCTCTGCTGATTCGAGTTGCGGATGTCGATGCACATTATCTTCATGCGTCTGAGTATGGTGCACGCGTTCTCCGTCATCCCATCACCTACCCCTACGGCGAACGTCAGTACAGCGTTGCCGATCTCATTGGACGCACCTGGACCTTCTCCCAGTCCGTCGCGGACATTGATCCTTGTGACTGGGGCGGAACCCCCGAAAATCTCTGA